The following DNA comes from Gemmatimonadota bacterium.
GCGCGCGCAATGCGCTCCTGGACCCCGGGATGGCGCAGCGCCGCCTCCTGCTCCGGCACCATCAGGAACATGGTCTCGGTGAGCGCGGCTGGCATCCAGGTGGGGCGCACGAGCGCCAGGTTGGCGCGCCCGACGCCCAGGTTGCGCAGTCCCA
Coding sequences within:
- a CDS encoding N-acetylmuramoyl-L-alanine amidase; protein product: GLRNLGVGRANLALVRPTWMPAALTETMFLMVPEQEAALRHPGVQERIARAHLRALEDFLRGRAAEP